The proteins below come from a single Aquarana catesbeiana isolate 2022-GZ linkage group LG12, ASM4218655v1, whole genome shotgun sequence genomic window:
- the SUZ12 gene encoding polycomb protein SUZ12 isoform X2 — translation MAPQKHGGPTNTGPPPGGAAPIKRAKMEQIRHDHELFLQAFEKPTQIYRFLRTRNLIAPIFLHRTLTYMSHRNSRSNVTRKTFKIDDLLLKVEKMKGDHEIDSLSAHLQLTFTGFFHKSDKPAQNSENEQSSVTLEVLLVKVCHKKRKDVSCPIRQVPTGKKQVPLNPDLSSSKPINFPSLAVSSNEFEPSNSHMVKSYSLLFRVTQQGHRDYNGLSNGETNENIDVTEDPPTRRKRNASSRDDDKMFVAQMTVFDKNRRLQLLDGEYEVAMQEMEDCPASKKRATWETILDGKRLPPFETFSQGPTLQFTLRWTSDTPDKSTAPIAKPLATRNSESVPQEHRPAAVKPPQTIVKESVSSDLPSKREKDVSTEPRQKLRIFYQFLYNNNTRQQTEARDDLHCPWCTLNCRKLYSLLKHLKLCHSRFIFNYVYHPKGARIDVSINECYDGSYAGNPQDIHRQPGFAFSRNGPVKRTPITHILVCRPKRTKASMSEFYESEDGEVEQQRTYSSGHNRLYFHSDTCLPLRPQEMEVDSEDEKDPEWLREKTITQIEEFSDVNEGEKEVMKMWNLHVMKHGFIADNQMNHGCMLFVENYGQRIIEKNLCRNFMLHLVSMHDFNLINISTIDKAVSKLRGMQYKMERGESPPSAHEECVEELPLPTNGFGETNGRERALENESASGVPKQSKKQRL, via the exons AGCCCACCCAGATATATCGGTTTCTGAGGACAAGAAATCTTATTGCT CCAATATTTTTGCATCGGACGCTCACATACATGTCACACCGCAACTCCCGATCAAATGTCACAAG GAAAACATTTAAAATTGATGATTTGCTGCTGAAGGTGGAGAAGATGAAAGGAGACCATGAGATAGACAG TCTTTCTGCTCACCTGCAGCTAACGTTCACCGGCTTCTTCCATAAGAGTG ATAAACCAGCTCAGAACTCTGAGAATGAACAAAGCTCAGTCACACTGGAGGTCCTCCTCGTCAAAGTCTGCCACAAAAAGCGCAAG GATGTGAGCTGCCCCATCAGACAGGTCCCCACCGGGAAGAAACAGGTGCCTTTAAATCCTGACCTCAGCTCTTCGAAACCCATCAACTTCCCCTCGCTGGCCGTCTCCAGCAATGAGTTTGAACCCAGCAACAGCCACATGGTGAAATCCTATTCTCTGCTCTTCCGAGTCACCCAACAGGGTCACCGCGACTACAACGGCTTGTCCAATGGAGAGACCAATGAGAACATAG ATGTCACAGAGGACCCTCCCACCAGAAGGAAACGCAACGCCTCCAGCCGGGACGACGACAAGATGTTTGTGGCGCAGATGACGGTGTTTGACAAGAACAG GCGTCTCCAGCTACTGGACGGTGAATATGAAGTCGCCATGCAGGAGATGGAGGATTGTCCTGCCAGTAAGAAGAGGGCCACATGGGAGACCATCCTGGATGGCAAG CGGTTGCCTCCCTTTGAGACCTTTTCTCAGGGTCCAACCCTACAGTTCACCCTACGATGGACAAGTGACACGCCAGATAAATCCACCGCGCCAATCGCCAAGCCTCTCGCAACACGCAACTCTGAAAGTGTCCCCCAGGAACACAGGCCGGCAGCTGTCAAACCTCCACAGACTATAG TGAAGGAGTCTGTGTCCTCTGATCTTCCATCAAAGAGAGAGAAGGATGTCTCCACCGAGCCTCGTCAGAAGCTGCGCATATTTTACCAG TTTTTATACAACAACAACACTCGCCAGCAGACGGAGGCCAGAGACGACCTGCATTGTCCGTGGTGCACGCTTAATTGTCGCAAACTCTATAGTTTGCTGAAACACCTCAAACTATGTCACAGCCGCTTCATCTTCAATTACGTG TATCACCCCAAAGGTGCCCGGATCGATGTCTCGATCAATGAGTGCTACGATGGATCGTATGCTGGGAACCCTCAGGACATTCATCGCCAGCCGGGATTTGCCTTTAGTCGGAATGGGCCTGTGAAGAGGACCCCCATAACTCACATCCTTGTGTGCAG GCCAAAGCGCACCAAAGCCAGCATGTCAGAGTTCTACGAGTCGGAGGATGGGGAGGTGGAGCAGCAAAGGACATACAGCAGTGGCCATAACAGACTGTACTTCCACAGTGACACCTGCCTTCCTCTCCGACCCCAGGAGATGGAGGTGGACAGTGAGGATGAGAAGGACCCCGAGTGGCTGAGGGAGAAAACCATCACT CAAATTGAGGAGTTCTCTGATGTCAATGAAGGGGAGAAGGAAGTGATGAAGATGTGGAACCTGCACGTCATGAAGCACGG GTTCATTGCTGACAATCAGATGAATCACGGTTGCATGCTGTTTGTGGAGAACTATGGACAGAGAATCATTGAGAAGAATCTGTGCCGTAACTTCATGCTCCACCTGGTCAGTATGCACGACTTCAACCTGATCAACATCTCCACCATAGACAAAGCTGTGTCCAAACTCCGAGGCATGCAGTACAAGATGGAGAGGGGGGAGTCCCCACCCTCCGCCCACGAGGAGTGCGTCGAAGAGCTGCCCCTGCCCACCAATGGCTTCGGCGAGACCAACGGTAGAGAGAGAGCTTTAGAAAACGAGAGCGCCTCCGGGGTCCCTAAACAGAGTAAGAAACAGCGTCTGTAG
- the SUZ12 gene encoding polycomb protein SUZ12 isoform X1 — protein sequence MAPQKHGGPTNTGPPPGGAAPIKRAKMEQIRHDHELFLQAFEKPTQIYRFLRTRNLIAPIFLHRTLTYMSHRNSRSNVTRKTFKIDDLLLKVEKMKGDHEIDSLSAHLQLTFTGFFHKSDKPAQNSENEQSSVTLEVLLVKVCHKKRKDVSCPIRQVPTGKKQVPLNPDLSSSKPINFPSLAVSSNEFEPSNSHMVKSYSLLFRVTQQGHRDYNGLSNGETNENIDVTEDPPTRRKRNASSRDDDKMFVAQMTVFDKNRRLQLLDGEYEVAMQEMEDCPASKKRATWETILDGKRLPPFETFSQGPTLQFTLRWTSDTPDKSTAPIAKPLATRNSESVPQEHRPAAVKPPQTIAVKESVSSDLPSKREKDVSTEPRQKLRIFYQFLYNNNTRQQTEARDDLHCPWCTLNCRKLYSLLKHLKLCHSRFIFNYVYHPKGARIDVSINECYDGSYAGNPQDIHRQPGFAFSRNGPVKRTPITHILVCRPKRTKASMSEFYESEDGEVEQQRTYSSGHNRLYFHSDTCLPLRPQEMEVDSEDEKDPEWLREKTITQIEEFSDVNEGEKEVMKMWNLHVMKHGFIADNQMNHGCMLFVENYGQRIIEKNLCRNFMLHLVSMHDFNLINISTIDKAVSKLRGMQYKMERGESPPSAHEECVEELPLPTNGFGETNGRERALENESASGVPKQSKKQRL from the exons AGCCCACCCAGATATATCGGTTTCTGAGGACAAGAAATCTTATTGCT CCAATATTTTTGCATCGGACGCTCACATACATGTCACACCGCAACTCCCGATCAAATGTCACAAG GAAAACATTTAAAATTGATGATTTGCTGCTGAAGGTGGAGAAGATGAAAGGAGACCATGAGATAGACAG TCTTTCTGCTCACCTGCAGCTAACGTTCACCGGCTTCTTCCATAAGAGTG ATAAACCAGCTCAGAACTCTGAGAATGAACAAAGCTCAGTCACACTGGAGGTCCTCCTCGTCAAAGTCTGCCACAAAAAGCGCAAG GATGTGAGCTGCCCCATCAGACAGGTCCCCACCGGGAAGAAACAGGTGCCTTTAAATCCTGACCTCAGCTCTTCGAAACCCATCAACTTCCCCTCGCTGGCCGTCTCCAGCAATGAGTTTGAACCCAGCAACAGCCACATGGTGAAATCCTATTCTCTGCTCTTCCGAGTCACCCAACAGGGTCACCGCGACTACAACGGCTTGTCCAATGGAGAGACCAATGAGAACATAG ATGTCACAGAGGACCCTCCCACCAGAAGGAAACGCAACGCCTCCAGCCGGGACGACGACAAGATGTTTGTGGCGCAGATGACGGTGTTTGACAAGAACAG GCGTCTCCAGCTACTGGACGGTGAATATGAAGTCGCCATGCAGGAGATGGAGGATTGTCCTGCCAGTAAGAAGAGGGCCACATGGGAGACCATCCTGGATGGCAAG CGGTTGCCTCCCTTTGAGACCTTTTCTCAGGGTCCAACCCTACAGTTCACCCTACGATGGACAAGTGACACGCCAGATAAATCCACCGCGCCAATCGCCAAGCCTCTCGCAACACGCAACTCTGAAAGTGTCCCCCAGGAACACAGGCCGGCAGCTGTCAAACCTCCACAGACTATAG CAGTGAAGGAGTCTGTGTCCTCTGATCTTCCATCAAAGAGAGAGAAGGATGTCTCCACCGAGCCTCGTCAGAAGCTGCGCATATTTTACCAG TTTTTATACAACAACAACACTCGCCAGCAGACGGAGGCCAGAGACGACCTGCATTGTCCGTGGTGCACGCTTAATTGTCGCAAACTCTATAGTTTGCTGAAACACCTCAAACTATGTCACAGCCGCTTCATCTTCAATTACGTG TATCACCCCAAAGGTGCCCGGATCGATGTCTCGATCAATGAGTGCTACGATGGATCGTATGCTGGGAACCCTCAGGACATTCATCGCCAGCCGGGATTTGCCTTTAGTCGGAATGGGCCTGTGAAGAGGACCCCCATAACTCACATCCTTGTGTGCAG GCCAAAGCGCACCAAAGCCAGCATGTCAGAGTTCTACGAGTCGGAGGATGGGGAGGTGGAGCAGCAAAGGACATACAGCAGTGGCCATAACAGACTGTACTTCCACAGTGACACCTGCCTTCCTCTCCGACCCCAGGAGATGGAGGTGGACAGTGAGGATGAGAAGGACCCCGAGTGGCTGAGGGAGAAAACCATCACT CAAATTGAGGAGTTCTCTGATGTCAATGAAGGGGAGAAGGAAGTGATGAAGATGTGGAACCTGCACGTCATGAAGCACGG GTTCATTGCTGACAATCAGATGAATCACGGTTGCATGCTGTTTGTGGAGAACTATGGACAGAGAATCATTGAGAAGAATCTGTGCCGTAACTTCATGCTCCACCTGGTCAGTATGCACGACTTCAACCTGATCAACATCTCCACCATAGACAAAGCTGTGTCCAAACTCCGAGGCATGCAGTACAAGATGGAGAGGGGGGAGTCCCCACCCTCCGCCCACGAGGAGTGCGTCGAAGAGCTGCCCCTGCCCACCAATGGCTTCGGCGAGACCAACGGTAGAGAGAGAGCTTTAGAAAACGAGAGCGCCTCCGGGGTCCCTAAACAGAGTAAGAAACAGCGTCTGTAG